Proteins found in one Spartobacteria bacterium genomic segment:
- a CDS encoding RraA family protein: protein MVVSDVITDMDLNTLCSGLFSDNLDRMGFCKQIVSGWKSNWMPFRFMGRARTIRLEALETSDERIEEGLTFLESLHSGDVFLVEGCDQFAYFGELMTRLSVRQGVSGVIIDGLTRDSVYTHVQHDLPMLFRGLTPVDIKGRGRVAACDETIHIGGVAVEPGQFVFADSDALVVVPPECEEELYEAIQRNITDEKDVIELIDCGASVAEILCRVHEF, encoded by the coding sequence GATATGGACTTGAATACACTGTGTTCCGGATTGTTTTCCGACAATCTGGATCGCATGGGATTTTGTAAGCAGATCGTTTCCGGATGGAAAAGCAACTGGATGCCTTTCCGTTTTATGGGACGTGCACGTACTATTCGTCTAGAGGCGCTGGAGACGTCCGATGAACGGATTGAAGAAGGGCTGACTTTTCTTGAATCGCTGCATTCAGGGGACGTTTTTTTGGTTGAAGGGTGTGATCAGTTTGCCTATTTCGGTGAGCTGATGACTCGTCTCAGCGTACGGCAGGGCGTCAGCGGGGTAATCATTGATGGATTAACCAGAGATTCTGTTTATACCCATGTCCAGCATGATCTGCCCATGCTCTTTCGTGGGCTTACCCCTGTTGATATCAAGGGACGTGGCCGCGTGGCGGCATGTGATGAAACGATTCATATTGGGGGTGTTGCTGTCGAGCCCGGTCAGTTTGTGTTTGCTGACTCTGACGCGCTGGTCGTGGTTCCTCCCGAATGTGAAGAGGAGCTCTATGAGGCTATTCAGCGAAATATAACCGACGAAAAAGACGTCATTGAGTTGATCGACTGCGGCGCCTCTGTAGCGGAAATTCTTTGTCGAGTTCATGAATTTTGA